The Candidatus Nanohalovita haloferacivicina genome has a window encoding:
- a CDS encoding GNAT family N-acetyltransferase — translation MKIRPAKASEAKQIVEELWLPLAREMEETAEINELSDNLDKDDLVEWREDKIESNDPTLVAEHEDELIGLITATEDSPAPIFSRGDYLKINDIYIKPDYRRKGYATQLLDRIEEEARERGFESVELEVDTANNSAKELYRNEGFETRRERMIKEL, via the coding sequence ATGAAAATAAGGCCTGCCAAAGCATCAGAAGCAAAGCAGATAGTTGAAGAGCTCTGGCTACCTCTAGCCCGCGAAATGGAAGAGACAGCAGAGATCAACGAGCTATCAGACAACTTGGACAAAGATGATCTTGTGGAGTGGCGAGAGGACAAGATAGAAAGCAATGATCCAACACTCGTCGCCGAGCACGAAGATGAACTTATAGGCCTTATCACAGCAACAGAAGACAGTCCAGCACCTATTTTCTCAAGAGGCGACTACCTGAAAATAAACGATATCTACATCAAACCTGACTACCGAAGAAAAGGCTACGCAACACAGCTACTGGACAGGATAGAGGAAGAGGCCCGTGAAAGAGGATTTGAAAGCGTGGAGCTGGAAGTGGACACGGCCAATAATTCAGCTAAAGAACTTTACAGAAATGAAGGGTTTGAAACCAGGAGAGAAAGAATGATTAAAGAGCTCTAG
- a CDS encoding amphi-Trp domain-containing protein, translating to MASRELDLDFEFSNDELANFLESFADKIRDGEVGLSFRGKEEVRIEPNQDNLLTMEFEEEDEYRELEIEFVLREERAVSKDSSGRKKISVEIV from the coding sequence ATGGCCAGCAGGGAACTTGACCTCGACTTTGAATTTTCAAACGATGAACTTGCAAATTTTCTGGAAAGCTTTGCAGATAAAATAAGAGATGGAGAAGTAGGCCTTAGCTTCCGCGGAAAGGAAGAAGTACGTATTGAACCTAACCAGGACAACCTGCTGACCATGGAGTTCGAAGAGGAAGACGAATACAGAGAACTTGAAATAGAGTTCGTCCTCAGAGAAGAAAGAGCAGTATCCAAAGACTCCAGCGGCAGAAAGAAAATCTCCGTGGAAATTGTATAA
- a CDS encoding Zn-ribbon domain-containing protein: MPHRCMNCGKTYDEDSEELISGCECGSSLFMYENEVDTSEDELEEEKELVKSDIEEMVAAGEKERGNISIEFDLESIKVEEEGVYNINVSRLLEEVPLVIEKREGTYHIHLPSAFNRRERNVDVQDL, from the coding sequence ATGCCTCACAGATGTATGAACTGCGGTAAGACTTATGATGAGGATTCTGAAGAGCTCATTTCCGGATGTGAATGTGGTTCATCTCTTTTCATGTATGAGAACGAGGTAGATACTTCTGAGGATGAGCTTGAGGAGGAGAAAGAGCTTGTTAAGTCTGATATTGAGGAGATGGTTGCTGCCGGTGAAAAGGAGAGAGGCAACATCAGCATCGAGTTCGACCTTGAATCAATAAAAGTCGAGGAAGAAGGCGTCTACAACATCAATGTATCCCGTCTTCTGGAAGAGGTGCCGCTTGTTATCGAGAAACGTGAAGGAACCTATCATATTCACCTGCCGTCGGCTTTCAACCGCAGAGAAAGAAACGTTGACGTTCAGGATCTATAG
- a CDS encoding OapB/ArvB family protein, which produces MSDDGVTIEFLSRDKLSDHQLDDKLELVLQKVKDDAVLVLEEGWTPDEKRTLITNAMEQVDDDFPGIEFMGLDSGQTRLDKARNLVYDKLFDEKPRRGLTIVGNSRVMEKIKEERDAVSFLAKLESEKE; this is translated from the coding sequence ATGAGCGACGATGGAGTTACCATAGAATTTCTCTCAAGAGACAAGCTGTCTGATCATCAGTTGGACGACAAGCTGGAGCTCGTACTTCAGAAAGTCAAGGATGACGCAGTACTGGTTCTTGAGGAAGGATGGACTCCTGACGAAAAACGCACACTAATCACAAACGCCATGGAACAGGTCGACGACGACTTCCCTGGCATAGAGTTCATGGGCCTCGACTCAGGACAGACAAGACTGGACAAGGCCCGCAACCTCGTATACGACAAACTATTCGATGAGAAACCTCGCAGAGGCCTTACAATCGTAGGTAACTCTCGCGTAATGGAGAAAATCAAGGAAGAAAGGGATGCAGTTTCATTCCTTGCAAAACTTGAGAGCGAAAAGGAGTGA